From a single Arthrobacter sp. SLBN-112 genomic region:
- a CDS encoding carbohydrate ABC transporter permease has protein sequence MSSAPSTIPAKPVTAGKGRRIPAGPERTQWPATIVLIVCTLSVLVPLYVTISMAFKTTGQAVDGNAFSLPNPLTFDSFAQAWTLTNFPRGFGISVFVSVIAVAGEIIVSALAAYAIVRNWDRRLFRWSFFYLLAAMFIPFPVVALPQIQLTGLVGLDNPLGVAILHIVFALAFNTMLFTAFLRSIPLELEESMRMDGAGTWQVFWKLIFPLLGPMSATVGIFAFIASWNDFMMPSLIISDPELQTIPVLQKIFQTQFSNSYNVAFASYLMAMAPAIIVYLFTQRWVMSGLTQGAVK, from the coding sequence ATGAGCAGCGCACCCAGCACCATCCCTGCAAAACCTGTCACGGCAGGAAAGGGACGGCGGATCCCCGCCGGCCCGGAACGTACCCAGTGGCCCGCCACCATCGTCCTCATCGTTTGCACGCTCAGTGTGCTCGTCCCGCTGTATGTCACCATCAGCATGGCATTCAAGACCACTGGCCAGGCCGTGGACGGCAACGCCTTCTCACTGCCAAACCCGCTGACCTTCGACAGCTTTGCCCAGGCGTGGACGCTCACGAACTTCCCCCGAGGCTTCGGGATTTCCGTGTTCGTGTCAGTGATCGCCGTTGCAGGCGAAATCATCGTTTCGGCACTGGCGGCCTACGCCATCGTCCGCAACTGGGACCGGCGGCTCTTCCGCTGGTCCTTCTTCTACCTGCTGGCGGCGATGTTCATCCCGTTCCCCGTGGTGGCGCTGCCGCAGATCCAGCTCACCGGCCTCGTCGGGCTGGATAACCCACTGGGCGTGGCCATCCTCCACATCGTTTTTGCCCTGGCATTCAACACCATGCTGTTCACTGCTTTCCTGCGCTCGATCCCCCTGGAGTTGGAGGAAAGCATGCGCATGGACGGCGCCGGAACCTGGCAGGTGTTTTGGAAGCTCATCTTCCCCCTGCTCGGACCAATGAGCGCAACCGTGGGCATCTTCGCCTTCATCGCCTCATGGAACGACTTCATGATGCCCTCACTCATCATTTCCGACCCGGAACTGCAGACCATCCCGGTGCTGCAGAAGATCTTCCAGACTCAGTTCAGCAACAGCTACAACGTTGCCTTCGCCTCCTACCTGATGGCCATGGCCCCGGCCATCATCGTCTACCTGTTTACGCAGCGCTGGGTAATGTCCGGCCTCACCCAGGGCGCAGTCAAGTGA
- the ppgK gene encoding polyphosphate--glucose phosphotransferase produces MEPKEPALPAIVEPAAGPDCLIGIDIGGTWIKGALVDLGSGTPAGGVRRLRTPAGGRVDEVAETLDQLIHELEGESPGPGDRSVGIAVPSIIQRGVARSAANMDEGWIGLDVQSYLLSRLGRPVCVVNDADAAGMAEVRYGAGRGNHGVVLVLTLGTGIGSALIVDGRLVPNVELGHLEVGGRKAESRASAVVRETEGLSWPEYAGRLQRYLAHVEFLFSPDLIIIGGGISACSDEYIPRLSLRTPVIPAGLENSAGVVGAALQAHESILDLGGESDVGYFGTDAAGWAGGGRKGLLHAGNR; encoded by the coding sequence ATGGAACCGAAGGAACCGGCCCTCCCCGCCATCGTCGAACCCGCGGCCGGACCGGATTGCCTGATCGGAATCGACATCGGCGGGACATGGATCAAGGGTGCCCTCGTCGATTTGGGCAGCGGCACTCCGGCCGGTGGCGTCCGCCGCCTGAGGACACCCGCCGGCGGCAGGGTTGATGAGGTGGCAGAGACCCTGGACCAGCTCATTCACGAGCTCGAAGGCGAAAGCCCTGGGCCCGGGGACCGTTCGGTCGGCATCGCTGTTCCCTCGATAATCCAGCGTGGAGTTGCAAGGTCCGCAGCGAACATGGATGAAGGCTGGATCGGGCTCGATGTCCAGTCCTACCTGCTGTCACGGCTTGGCCGGCCTGTTTGCGTGGTGAACGACGCTGACGCGGCCGGCATGGCAGAGGTCCGTTACGGCGCGGGCAGGGGTAACCACGGCGTTGTCCTGGTCCTGACCCTGGGGACAGGCATCGGATCGGCGCTCATCGTCGACGGCAGGCTGGTGCCCAACGTCGAGCTGGGCCATCTGGAGGTGGGCGGCCGCAAGGCAGAATCCCGGGCATCGGCCGTGGTCCGAGAAACTGAAGGCCTCAGCTGGCCGGAGTATGCCGGCAGGCTGCAACGGTACCTGGCCCATGTGGAGTTTCTCTTCTCGCCCGACCTGATCATCATTGGCGGCGGAATTTCGGCCTGCAGCGATGAATACATCCCGCGCCTCTCATTGCGCACTCCGGTCATTCCCGCCGGCCTGGAGAACTCCGCAGGCGTGGTGGGCGCTGCCCTGCAGGCCCACGAGTCGATCCTGGACCTGGGTGGCGAAAGTGACGTGGGATACTTCGGTACAGATGCCGCCGGATGGGCCGGCGGCGGGCGGAAGGGGCTGTTGCATGCAGGGAACCGTTAA
- a CDS encoding alpha-amylase family glycosyl hydrolase, with product MQGTVNEDEEARRSVLATLARERDLGLQADPDFDRRLEEHFPTLRSLFHSLYGARQDWLEQLSALVVQSARSWQERSPELKALDAEREEAPEWFQSNGMLGGVCYVDRYAESLEGVRSRIPYFKELGLTYLHLMPLFLAPDPHSDGGYAVSSYRQVNPKLGTMEQLRSLAAKLRANGISLVVDFIFNHTSDEHEWARKAAAGDPEYSDYYWIFPDRTMPDAFEADVREIFPENHAGSFIQMDDGRWVWATFHTYQWDLNYSNPEVFRAMAAEMLFLANQGVDILRMDAVAFIWKQLGTPCENLPQAHTLLRAFNAVCRLAAPSLLFKSEAIVHPDEVALYIDPAECQLSYNPLQMALIWESLATRDVSLLAQALERRHNIPDGTAWVNYVRSHDDIGWTFADEDAAELGINGFDHRRFLNSFYVNRFPGSFARGVPFQDNPKTGDCRISGTTASLCGMEVDPAEAVERILLAHSVPFSTGGIPLLYLGDEVGQVNDYSYASEPGHEEDSRWVHRPHFPAEQYARRDDPATAEGAIYAGLKRMIEVRAGTPELAGTTLVDFHTDNRSVLAYQRPGDGEGAGTVLALANFGDSAQTLPAETFAGFAAAAVDLLSEATLQLDDGVTLLPRQYLWLRVTSA from the coding sequence ATGCAGGGAACCGTTAATGAGGACGAAGAGGCGCGCCGGTCAGTGCTCGCAACACTGGCCCGCGAGCGGGACCTCGGCCTCCAGGCGGATCCGGATTTTGACCGCCGGCTTGAGGAGCACTTCCCCACGCTCCGCAGCCTCTTTCACTCGCTCTACGGCGCCCGGCAGGACTGGCTGGAACAGTTGTCCGCGCTGGTGGTCCAGAGCGCACGCTCGTGGCAGGAGCGTTCCCCGGAGCTGAAGGCGCTGGACGCCGAACGCGAGGAGGCCCCGGAGTGGTTCCAGTCCAACGGGATGCTGGGCGGCGTCTGCTATGTGGACCGCTACGCCGAAAGCCTGGAAGGAGTGCGCAGCCGCATTCCCTACTTCAAGGAACTGGGCCTCACCTACCTGCACCTGATGCCGCTGTTCCTGGCGCCCGATCCCCACTCGGACGGGGGCTACGCCGTCTCCAGCTACCGCCAGGTCAACCCGAAACTGGGCACCATGGAGCAGCTGCGGTCCCTCGCGGCGAAACTGCGCGCCAACGGGATCAGCCTGGTGGTGGACTTCATCTTCAACCACACCTCGGACGAACATGAGTGGGCCCGGAAGGCTGCCGCGGGCGACCCGGAGTACAGCGACTACTACTGGATCTTCCCGGACCGGACCATGCCGGACGCCTTCGAGGCGGACGTGCGCGAAATCTTCCCCGAGAACCACGCCGGATCCTTCATCCAGATGGACGACGGCCGGTGGGTTTGGGCCACATTCCACACCTACCAGTGGGACCTGAACTACTCCAACCCGGAGGTTTTCCGGGCCATGGCGGCAGAGATGCTGTTCCTGGCCAACCAGGGCGTGGACATCCTGCGCATGGACGCGGTGGCCTTCATCTGGAAGCAGCTGGGCACCCCCTGCGAGAACCTCCCCCAGGCACACACGCTGCTCCGGGCCTTCAACGCGGTCTGCCGGCTGGCGGCGCCGTCACTGCTGTTCAAGTCCGAGGCCATCGTGCACCCGGACGAGGTGGCGCTGTATATCGACCCCGCAGAATGCCAACTTTCCTACAACCCCCTGCAGATGGCCCTGATCTGGGAGTCCCTGGCCACCCGGGACGTCTCGCTCCTGGCCCAAGCGCTGGAACGCAGGCACAACATCCCCGACGGCACGGCCTGGGTAAACTACGTCCGCAGCCATGACGACATCGGCTGGACCTTTGCCGATGAGGACGCGGCAGAACTGGGCATCAACGGCTTTGACCACCGCCGTTTCCTGAACTCCTTCTACGTCAACCGGTTCCCGGGCAGCTTCGCCCGCGGCGTCCCCTTCCAGGACAACCCCAAGACGGGTGACTGCCGGATTTCGGGCACGACGGCGTCCCTGTGCGGCATGGAGGTGGACCCGGCTGAGGCGGTGGAACGGATCCTCCTGGCCCATTCGGTGCCGTTCAGCACCGGCGGCATCCCGCTGCTGTACCTGGGTGATGAAGTGGGCCAGGTCAACGACTACTCCTACGCGTCCGAGCCGGGCCACGAGGAGGACAGCCGCTGGGTGCACCGGCCGCACTTCCCCGCCGAACAGTACGCCCGCCGGGACGACCCCGCCACCGCGGAAGGCGCGATCTACGCCGGACTGAAGCGGATGATCGAGGTCCGGGCCGGCACCCCGGAACTTGCCGGGACCACGCTGGTGGATTTCCACACGGACAACCGTTCGGTGCTGGCCTACCAGCGCCCTGGGGATGGGGAAGGCGCCGGAACTGTCCTTGCCCTCGCCAACTTCGGCGACTCAGCCCAGACCCTCCCTGCGGAAACCTTTGCCGGCTTCGCTGCCGCCGCCGTCGACCTTCTCTCCGAAGCCACCCTGCAGCTGGACGACGGCGTCACCCTCCTCCCCCGGCAGTACCTCTGGCTGCGCGTCACCTCCGCCTAA
- a CDS encoding prephenate dehydratase, which yields MASKIAYQGEPGANSNIACQQMFPDMESVPCASFEDAFELVTTGEADLAMIPIENSIAGRVADIHILLPQSNLQIVGEYFLPIHFDLLGIPGSTIEGATEVHSHIHALGQCRKLIREHNLKPVIAGDTAGSAREVAEWNDPRKLSLAPPLAARIYGLDVLASRVEDDPSNTTRFVVLARETALPAKNELPGPAVTSFVFRVRNVPSALYKALGGFATNGVNMTRLESYMVGNEFAATMFMADVEGHPEDLPLKLALEELDFFTAEVRILGVYPAADYRAAATA from the coding sequence ATGGCCTCCAAGATTGCGTACCAGGGTGAGCCCGGCGCCAACTCCAATATCGCGTGTCAGCAGATGTTCCCGGACATGGAAAGCGTGCCGTGCGCCAGCTTCGAGGACGCCTTTGAACTGGTGACCACCGGTGAAGCGGACCTGGCCATGATCCCCATCGAGAACTCCATCGCCGGCCGGGTGGCGGACATCCACATCCTGCTGCCGCAGTCCAACCTGCAGATCGTGGGCGAGTACTTCCTGCCCATCCACTTCGACCTGCTGGGCATCCCGGGCAGCACCATCGAGGGTGCCACCGAAGTGCACAGCCACATCCACGCCCTGGGCCAGTGCCGGAAGCTGATCCGCGAACATAACCTGAAGCCCGTCATCGCCGGCGACACCGCCGGATCGGCCCGCGAAGTGGCTGAGTGGAACGATCCCCGCAAGCTCTCCCTGGCTCCCCCGCTGGCCGCCCGGATCTATGGTCTCGACGTCCTGGCCTCGCGCGTGGAGGACGACCCCTCCAACACCACCCGCTTCGTGGTCCTGGCCCGCGAGACAGCGCTGCCGGCCAAAAATGAACTTCCCGGACCGGCAGTCACCAGCTTCGTGTTCCGCGTCCGCAACGTGCCTTCGGCCCTTTACAAGGCTCTGGGCGGGTTCGCCACGAACGGTGTGAACATGACCCGTCTGGAGAGCTACATGGTGGGCAACGAGTTCGCGGCCACCATGTTCATGGCCGACGTCGAAGGCCACCCCGAGGACCTGCCGCTGAAGCTGGCCCTCGAGGAGCTGGACTTCTTCACCGCCGAGGTACGGATCCTCGGCGTGTACCCCGCGGCTGACTACCGGGCGGCAGCCACCGCCTGA
- a CDS encoding FAD-binding monooxygenase produces MQFHHHGYVSGDPRVQPAAGVGLNRPEELPEEVDVLIVGTGPAGMLAAAQLSMFPNVSTRIIDRRPGRLAIGQADGIQARSVETFQAFGFAERIIAEAYRITEMAFWKPDPANHANIIRAARAVDDETGISEFPHLIVNQARVLDYFAEFAANSPTRLKPDYGYDFQGLTVGTEGDYPVTVTLLHTAGRNEGQERTVRAKYVVGADGARSKVRTAIGCTLAGDQANHAWGVMDVLAVTDFPDIRTKCAIQAEKGSILLIPREGGYLFRMYVDLGEVDPATHHDVRNTSIEQIITKANEILHPYTLDVRNVAWHSVYEVGHRLTDRFDDVLPAERGTRTPRVFITGDACHTHSAKAGQGMNVSMQDGFNIAWKLGHVLEGRSPESLLATYSEERQVVAKNLIDFDKEWSTMMAKKPEEFEHPSDLEDFYVQTAEFPAGFMTQYAPSLIIGSADHQGLAAGFPVGKRFKSAPAVRVGDTNPIHLGHHATADGRWRIYVFADQALPGTDSTTDKLAEWFVNSPESPLAATPAGADPDAWFDLKVIYQQPHTAVDIGAVPAVFKPQVGPFKLTDYEKVYATDPTADIFELRGIDRAGAVVVVRPDQYVATVLPLTATAELGAFFRPLLKPLANAAPAQPRQAVAAAR; encoded by the coding sequence GTGCAGTTCCACCACCACGGATATGTATCCGGTGACCCCCGCGTCCAGCCGGCGGCCGGGGTCGGCCTGAACCGCCCCGAGGAGCTCCCGGAGGAAGTGGACGTGCTCATCGTCGGCACCGGCCCCGCCGGAATGCTCGCCGCCGCCCAGCTGTCCATGTTCCCGAATGTCTCCACCCGGATCATTGACCGCCGTCCGGGGCGCCTCGCTATCGGCCAGGCTGACGGGATCCAGGCGCGCAGCGTCGAAACCTTCCAGGCCTTCGGATTCGCGGAGCGGATCATCGCCGAGGCCTACCGCATCACGGAGATGGCGTTCTGGAAGCCGGACCCCGCAAACCACGCGAACATCATCCGCGCCGCCCGTGCCGTGGATGACGAAACCGGGATCAGCGAGTTCCCGCACCTGATCGTGAACCAGGCGCGGGTGCTCGACTACTTTGCCGAGTTTGCCGCCAACTCACCCACCCGCCTCAAGCCCGACTACGGCTATGACTTCCAGGGCCTCACGGTCGGCACCGAGGGGGACTACCCGGTCACCGTGACGCTGCTTCACACCGCCGGACGCAACGAGGGCCAGGAACGGACGGTCCGTGCAAAGTACGTGGTAGGAGCCGACGGCGCCCGGAGCAAGGTGCGTACGGCCATCGGCTGCACCCTGGCGGGAGACCAGGCCAACCATGCCTGGGGCGTCATGGACGTCCTGGCCGTCACCGATTTCCCCGACATCCGCACGAAATGCGCCATCCAGGCCGAAAAGGGCAGCATCCTGCTGATTCCGCGGGAGGGCGGCTACCTGTTCCGCATGTATGTGGACCTGGGCGAAGTGGATCCTGCCACCCACCACGACGTCCGCAACACCAGCATCGAGCAGATCATCACCAAGGCCAACGAGATCCTGCACCCGTACACCTTGGATGTACGGAACGTCGCATGGCACAGCGTGTACGAGGTGGGCCACCGCCTCACGGACAGGTTCGACGACGTCCTGCCCGCGGAGCGCGGCACCCGCACCCCGCGCGTGTTCATCACCGGCGACGCCTGCCACACCCACAGCGCCAAGGCCGGGCAGGGCATGAACGTCTCCATGCAGGACGGGTTCAACATTGCCTGGAAGCTGGGGCACGTGCTGGAAGGCCGGAGCCCGGAAAGCCTGTTGGCCACCTACTCCGAGGAGCGGCAGGTGGTGGCCAAGAACCTGATCGACTTCGACAAGGAGTGGTCCACCATGATGGCCAAGAAGCCGGAGGAGTTCGAGCACCCCTCCGACCTCGAGGACTTCTATGTGCAGACCGCCGAGTTCCCTGCAGGTTTCATGACCCAATACGCGCCGTCCCTGATTATCGGTTCGGCGGACCACCAGGGCCTTGCCGCCGGCTTCCCCGTGGGCAAGCGGTTCAAGTCCGCACCCGCCGTCCGCGTGGGTGACACCAACCCCATCCACCTGGGCCACCACGCTACGGCTGACGGCCGGTGGCGGATCTACGTCTTCGCGGACCAGGCCCTGCCCGGCACGGACTCCACCACGGACAAGCTTGCCGAGTGGTTCGTTAACTCACCCGAATCTCCGCTGGCTGCCACGCCTGCCGGCGCCGACCCGGATGCGTGGTTCGACCTGAAGGTTATTTACCAGCAGCCGCACACCGCCGTCGACATCGGTGCCGTTCCTGCCGTGTTCAAGCCGCAGGTGGGCCCGTTCAAGCTCACGGACTACGAAAAGGTGTACGCAACGGATCCCACTGCGGACATCTTCGAGCTGCGCGGCATCGACCGTGCCGGCGCCGTGGTGGTGGTCCGCCCGGACCAGTACGTGGCCACCGTCCTGCCGTTGACCGCAACCGCCGAGCTCGGCGCCTTCTTCCGGCCGCTGCTCAAGCCCCTCGCCAACGCGGCACCCGCACAGCCGCGTCAGGCGGTGGCTGCCGCCCGGTAG
- a CDS encoding fumarylacetoacetate hydrolase family protein, translated as MEQVNGDTLAAARKVVAVHINYPSRAAQRGRTPAQPSYFLKPSSSLALSGGPVERPAGCELLGYEGEIALVIGKAARRVSIDDAWSHVAAVTASNDLGVYDLRWADKGSNLRSKGGDGFTPVGPALIPADAVDPSQLRIRTWHNGELVQEDTTADLLFPFARLVADLSQLLTLEEGDIILTGTPAGASVAKPGDVLEVEVGTVDGNLTTGRLVTTVEQGTTAFAEFGAQPKVDDLQREEAYGSREAAGLPAPKPALSAELKAKLESVATATLSSQMRKRGLNNVSIDGLQATRPDRRVVGLARTLRYVPNREDLFKTHGGGFNAQKRAIDSVNEGEILVMEARGEKGTGTVGDILALRAQVRGAAAIITDGGVRDYTAVAGLEMPTYFANPHPAVLGRRHIPWDTDITIACGGATVQPGDIIVADSDGILVIPPAIAEELVDDCIQQEKEETFIFEMVKQGNSVDGLYPMNAEWQAKYKEWAGNND; from the coding sequence TTGGAGCAGGTCAACGGCGACACCCTGGCGGCAGCACGCAAGGTGGTCGCGGTGCACATCAACTACCCCAGCCGCGCTGCCCAGCGCGGCCGCACTCCGGCGCAGCCGTCCTACTTCCTCAAGCCTTCCAGCTCGCTGGCATTGAGTGGAGGCCCCGTCGAGCGCCCTGCCGGCTGCGAACTCCTCGGCTACGAGGGCGAGATCGCGCTCGTCATCGGGAAGGCTGCCCGCCGCGTCAGCATTGACGACGCGTGGAGCCACGTCGCCGCCGTCACCGCCAGCAACGACCTCGGCGTGTACGATCTCCGCTGGGCGGACAAGGGCTCCAACCTCCGGTCCAAGGGCGGCGATGGGTTCACCCCGGTGGGCCCGGCACTGATTCCGGCAGACGCCGTCGACCCTTCCCAACTCCGGATCCGCACCTGGCACAACGGAGAGCTGGTCCAGGAGGACACCACCGCGGACCTGCTCTTCCCGTTCGCCCGGCTGGTGGCGGACCTCTCCCAGCTGCTCACCCTTGAAGAAGGGGACATCATCCTCACCGGCACCCCGGCCGGCGCGTCCGTGGCCAAACCCGGCGACGTCCTGGAGGTTGAAGTGGGCACCGTGGACGGCAACCTGACCACCGGCCGGCTGGTCACCACCGTTGAGCAAGGCACGACGGCGTTCGCTGAGTTTGGTGCCCAGCCCAAGGTGGATGACCTGCAGCGGGAGGAAGCCTACGGGTCCCGCGAAGCCGCTGGGCTCCCCGCGCCCAAGCCCGCCCTCTCCGCCGAGTTGAAGGCGAAGCTGGAAAGCGTCGCCACGGCCACCCTGTCCTCCCAAATGCGCAAGCGCGGCCTTAATAACGTCAGCATCGACGGGCTGCAGGCCACCCGGCCGGACCGCCGCGTGGTGGGGCTGGCCCGGACGCTGCGCTACGTGCCCAACCGCGAGGACCTCTTCAAGACCCACGGCGGTGGTTTCAACGCCCAAAAGCGGGCCATCGACTCCGTCAACGAGGGCGAAATCCTGGTCATGGAAGCCCGCGGCGAAAAAGGAACCGGCACCGTGGGCGACATCCTGGCCCTGCGCGCCCAGGTCCGCGGCGCCGCGGCCATCATCACCGATGGCGGCGTCCGCGACTACACCGCTGTAGCCGGCCTGGAGATGCCCACCTACTTCGCCAACCCGCACCCCGCCGTGCTGGGCCGCCGCCACATCCCCTGGGACACGGACATCACCATCGCCTGCGGCGGCGCCACGGTCCAGCCCGGCGACATCATCGTTGCCGACTCCGACGGCATCCTGGTGATCCCGCCGGCGATCGCCGAAGAACTCGTCGATGACTGCATCCAGCAGGAAAAGGAAGAAACCTTCATCTTCGAGATGGTCAAGCAGGGCAACAGCGTGGACGGCCTCTACCCCATGAACGCCGAATGGCAGGCGAAATATAAGGAATGGGCTGGCAATAATGACTGA
- a CDS encoding GntR family transcriptional regulator: MTETIADLPEATPGSKSQQAYQAVKARIVEGTYTPGYRLVLGAIAKDLGFSVVPVREAIRRLEAEGLVTFERNVGATVAGIDPTEYLYTMQTLSIVEGAATALSAPLIDGQSIARARAVNQEMRECLEHFDPVRFTQLNQDFHSVLFEHCPNPHILDLVHRGWNRLAALRSSTFRFVPGRARDSVEEHENLLHLIETGGDADDIEKAARRHRTATLDAYLAQTN, translated from the coding sequence ATGACTGAAACCATAGCCGACCTCCCTGAGGCCACTCCCGGCAGCAAGTCCCAGCAGGCCTACCAGGCCGTCAAGGCACGCATCGTGGAGGGCACCTACACTCCCGGTTACCGCCTGGTCCTGGGCGCCATCGCAAAGGACCTCGGCTTCAGCGTGGTGCCGGTCCGGGAAGCGATCCGCAGGCTGGAAGCCGAAGGCCTGGTGACGTTCGAACGCAACGTCGGCGCCACCGTGGCGGGCATCGACCCCACCGAATACCTCTACACCATGCAGACCCTCAGCATCGTGGAGGGTGCCGCAACGGCACTCTCCGCACCGCTGATCGACGGCCAGTCCATCGCCCGGGCCCGGGCGGTGAACCAGGAGATGCGCGAGTGCCTGGAGCACTTCGACCCGGTGCGCTTCACCCAGCTCAACCAGGACTTCCACAGCGTCCTGTTTGAACACTGCCCCAACCCGCACATCCTGGACCTTGTCCACCGCGGCTGGAACCGGCTGGCCGCGCTCCGCTCCTCCACCTTCCGCTTCGTCCCCGGAAGGGCACGCGACTCCGTGGAGGAACACGAAAACCTGCTGCACCTCATCGAGACCGGGGGAGATGCAGACGACATCGAAAAAGCGGCCCGCCGGCACCGCACCGCAACCCTGGACGCTTACCTCGCCCAAA